One window of Jannaschia sp. CCS1 genomic DNA carries:
- a CDS encoding efflux RND transporter permease subunit, which produces MLTQLAYRNQRIVYAIVAILMAFGAWSYFNLPAQEDPAITIRQAIVQTAYPGLSPERVEELVTRPLEQAIRRLPEVEEIRSSSVAGLSIIHVEVYDRFFELDQIWDDLRAEVQAAAAGLPEGTRPPQVLDNTGDVAVVTAALHSPDHTMAELGDIATYVRDQLYAVDGVKAIDVVGAQVERIYIESRNARLTQLGISPEMIARTLAGQNIIRPGGQIDLGERSVLIEPTGDFRDLDAIRNTLIDIPGTGETIALRDVADVTRDLIDPAPQTVFYQGAPAIMFAVSMQDGRNVLEFGPLIADALTEVEAALPVGFSIDIVTFQADQVEQAVYGVSFNVLQTLALVLGIVVLLLGVQTGLIVGAIIPVITLATLAVMGMFGMPLERMSLATLVIALGILVDNGIVVAEDYKRRIGEGEDRDSAMHSIGSTLALPLFVSTSVTILVFLPLMLAEHVAGEYTRSISLVMAITLSVSWLIAMMVTPLLSHRFATPPAPDAKRPLYERAFDPLIAGYELAIRWALRNRALFLGGMVACLIAAGAAIATAPQRFFPGSDRAQIITYFDLPADVTTNATRAEIEAMLPTLTRDRFDWLVDHVAYVGFGGPRFVLSLTPIDPAPNRAVLIMNVDDPANMDRAVAELRGYLDTEFGHISNRVTRMFLGPSDSSVLEVQVIGPDHDYIYATAAEIAGIISEDIPGARDIRQNWENRVARVVVDVDQARARRAGVTSADVARSMSAYFSGRLVSEHREGDDIIPIVARATESERANLDQIRTLSIFGASGAVVPLAQVADVDFVNGYSRIERENLARTVTIEARSDAMGAEDMVPLLEERLTALEAAMPPGHSIEYDGIITQSTEGRAALLANMPLSFGIIALLLVLQFNSFRRPAILIMTIPLILVGVAIGLRGFGADFGFMPILGMLSLAGIVMCNAIVLIDRIEIERSDGYTGMEPIVRAGMRRLRPILMTTITTVLGLLPLILSVDPLFFGMATVMAAGLTVGALLTLGFVPVAYSLFFRKELAETVTEAPKLIAAQ; this is translated from the coding sequence ATGCTGACCCAACTCGCCTACCGCAACCAACGCATTGTCTATGCGATTGTCGCGATCCTCATGGCATTTGGCGCGTGGAGCTACTTCAACCTGCCCGCGCAGGAGGATCCGGCGATCACGATCCGGCAGGCCATTGTGCAAACCGCCTACCCTGGCCTCAGCCCCGAGCGGGTCGAAGAGTTGGTTACGCGCCCGCTGGAGCAGGCCATCCGGCGCCTGCCGGAGGTTGAGGAAATCCGCTCCTCCTCCGTTGCTGGCCTCTCGATCATCCATGTGGAGGTTTATGATCGGTTTTTCGAACTGGATCAGATCTGGGATGATCTGCGGGCTGAAGTTCAGGCTGCCGCTGCCGGATTGCCCGAAGGGACGCGTCCGCCGCAGGTGCTCGACAATACCGGCGATGTGGCGGTGGTCACGGCCGCGTTGCACTCGCCCGATCACACGATGGCCGAGCTGGGCGACATTGCCACTTATGTCCGCGACCAATTGTATGCTGTGGACGGAGTGAAAGCGATCGACGTCGTCGGCGCGCAGGTTGAGCGTATTTACATCGAGAGCCGCAATGCGCGGCTCACCCAACTGGGCATCAGTCCCGAAATGATTGCCCGAACGCTGGCCGGGCAGAATATCATCCGGCCCGGCGGGCAGATCGACCTTGGCGAGCGCAGCGTGCTGATTGAACCGACCGGCGACTTCCGCGATCTGGATGCGATCCGCAACACGTTGATCGACATACCGGGCACCGGGGAAACCATTGCGCTGCGCGATGTGGCCGACGTCACCCGTGATCTGATCGACCCCGCGCCGCAGACGGTGTTCTACCAGGGCGCGCCCGCAATTATGTTCGCCGTCTCAATGCAGGATGGCCGCAACGTTCTGGAATTTGGCCCCCTGATTGCCGACGCCCTGACTGAGGTGGAGGCGGCGCTGCCGGTCGGGTTTTCCATCGATATTGTCACGTTTCAGGCCGATCAGGTGGAACAGGCCGTTTACGGTGTGTCCTTCAACGTGCTCCAGACGCTCGCGCTGGTCCTTGGGATTGTCGTGCTGTTGCTGGGGGTGCAAACCGGCCTGATCGTGGGCGCGATCATTCCGGTCATCACACTGGCGACGCTGGCTGTGATGGGCATGTTCGGCATGCCGCTTGAACGGATGAGCCTTGCGACACTGGTAATCGCGCTTGGCATTCTGGTCGACAACGGCATCGTCGTGGCCGAGGACTACAAGCGCCGCATCGGTGAGGGCGAGGACCGCGACAGCGCGATGCACTCCATCGGTAGCACGCTTGCGCTGCCGCTTTTCGTGTCGACCTCTGTGACCATTCTGGTATTCCTGCCACTGATGTTGGCCGAACATGTGGCCGGTGAATATACGCGCTCCATCAGTCTTGTGATGGCGATCACGCTGTCGGTGTCGTGGCTGATCGCGATGATGGTTACGCCGCTTTTGTCGCATCGCTTTGCCACCCCGCCTGCCCCTGACGCCAAACGCCCATTATACGAGCGCGCCTTTGATCCGCTGATCGCGGGGTATGAGCTTGCCATCCGGTGGGCACTTCGCAATCGCGCGTTGTTTCTGGGTGGTATGGTCGCCTGCCTGATCGCGGCCGGTGCCGCCATCGCGACGGCACCGCAACGGTTTTTCCCGGGGTCCGACCGGGCGCAGATCATCACCTATTTTGACCTGCCCGCAGACGTCACCACCAACGCCACCCGCGCTGAAATCGAAGCGATGCTCCCGACACTGACCCGGGACCGCTTCGATTGGTTGGTGGATCACGTCGCCTATGTGGGTTTTGGCGGGCCGCGTTTCGTCTTGTCGCTGACACCGATTGACCCCGCCCCAAACCGTGCCGTGCTGATCATGAACGTGGATGATCCAGCGAATATGGATCGCGCCGTTGCGGAGCTTCGCGGATATCTCGACACCGAATTTGGCCATATTTCCAACCGTGTGACGCGGATGTTCCTTGGGCCGTCCGACAGTTCCGTGCTTGAGGTTCAGGTCATCGGGCCGGACCATGACTACATCTACGCCACCGCAGCCGAGATTGCGGGCATCATCTCCGAAGACATCCCCGGCGCGCGCGACATTCGCCAGAATTGGGAAAATCGCGTGGCCCGCGTGGTGGTTGACGTCGATCAGGCCCGCGCCCGCCGCGCCGGTGTCACCTCTGCCGATGTCGCCCGCTCCATGTCCGCCTACTTTAGCGGGCGGCTGGTGTCCGAGCATCGCGAAGGCGACGATATCATCCCGATCGTGGCCCGTGCGACGGAGAGTGAGCGGGCCAACCTGGACCAGATCCGCACCCTGTCGATTTTCGGTGCAAGCGGCGCAGTCGTGCCTCTGGCGCAGGTGGCGGATGTGGATTTCGTGAATGGCTACAGCCGGATCGAGCGTGAGAACCTCGCCCGCACGGTCACGATTGAAGCCCGGTCCGATGCCATGGGAGCGGAGGATATGGTGCCGCTGCTGGAAGAGCGCCTGACCGCGCTGGAGGCTGCGATGCCGCCCGGCCATTCCATCGAATACGATGGCATCATTACCCAATCGACCGAGGGGCGCGCCGCGCTTCTGGCCAATATGCCGCTGAGCTTCGGGATCATCGCGCTCCTGCTGGTGTTGCAGTTCAACTCGTTCCGGCGACCCGCGATCCTGATCATGACCATCCCGCTGATCCTGGTGGGCGTGGCCATCGGCCTGCGCGGGTTTGGCGCGGATTTTGGCTTCATGCCGATCCTGGGGATGCTGTCGCTGGCCGGGATCGTGATGTGCAACGCTATCGTCCTGATCGACCGGATCGAAATTGAACGATCCGACGGCTACACCGGAATGGAGCCGATTGTGCGCGCCGGGATGCGGCGACTGCGCCCGATCCTGATGACGACGATCACCACCGTTCTGGGCCTGCTGCCGCTGATCCTGTCCGTCGATCCGCTGTTCTTCGGCATGGCGACCGTCATGGCCGCCGGGCTGACGGTCGGCGCGCTTCTGACCCTGGGCTTCGTGCCGGTCGCCTACTCGCTGTTCTTCCGCAAGGAGCTGGCCGAGACGGTGACGGAAGCGCCCAAACTCATCGCGGCCCAGTGA
- a CDS encoding efflux RND transporter permease subunit → MLTLPFRQPRIVALILLVLISAGLSAFLSIGRQEDPTITNLFATVTTQFPGADPGRVEALVTAEIEEELREIAEVDTITSVSRTGVSVVSVELLETLDETTIEQVWSEARDAVEDARRNFPQGVLAPEFNAEGISAYSAVVAVTADHEGVPLTLTHAYAEALADRFRSIPATRAVDLFGEPDEEVLVELDPYAAAALGLTVAEVSQRIAAADGKVRAGALEGDETGLTINVSGEITALERLGRVVLREGAAGATVTVADVAEISRGPRDPSTELAYANGRPAVLVGVLAQDGVQIDRWMGFVRAELDDGAPLLPQGLTETLIFDQSTYTANRLAEVGTNMAIGVALVVVVLLITLGLRAAAIVALVLPVVSLATIATMNFIGLPIHQMSVTGLIVALGLLVDAAIVMVDEVRQRLARGMAREAAVGDAIKRLAAPLLASTVTTALSFTPMILLPGPAGDFVGSIAIAVVIMLIWSLFIALTVTPAFAGWFIKSGGRGGVSFPPLGRAFNASIRWSVQNPVKSIALSLILPVMGFAAFPTLTAQFFPGVERDQFYLEVEMPPGTALSGTADVVRAIDAELLETDGIAQVYWTVGRSGPAFYYNITGGRSQEPSYAIAMITTDTAEEAARLVPALQARMDADYPQARIIVRGLVQGPPVAAPIEVRLVGPDLQVLRDYGDQARALMADIPIVTQVRTGVSGGAPQVRFDIDETAARLLGLNITDIAAQLENGMVGTTAGSLVEGTDQLPVRTRFDRDAFTDLAAVSDLPILLPGAGSISTGGAFPAVPLSELATPILEPAESVITRRNGERVNVAQAFIVPDVLPEEALQAVLADFEAAGFALPPGYRIELGGDSDARSSTVGNLLASIGLIVTLTIATIALTFNSFRLTAVALVVCVLSAGLSMLSLAVLQYPFGINAIIGVIGSIGVSINAAIIILTGLQADPEASAGDTDAMARVVSGSSRHIISTTITTFGGFLPLILGGGGFWPPFAVAIAGGVLLSAIVSFYFTPPVFRLVYRRKMATSLSDKHGHIANLKIAAE, encoded by the coding sequence ATGCTGACCCTTCCTTTTCGCCAGCCCCGCATCGTTGCCCTGATCCTTCTGGTCCTAATTTCGGCGGGTCTATCCGCGTTCCTGTCCATCGGACGGCAGGAAGACCCGACGATCACCAACCTTTTCGCCACCGTTACCACGCAATTCCCAGGCGCGGATCCAGGGCGGGTGGAGGCGCTTGTTACAGCGGAAATCGAGGAAGAACTGCGCGAAATTGCAGAGGTGGACACCATCACCTCCGTCTCGCGCACGGGCGTATCGGTCGTGTCGGTGGAGCTGTTGGAAACGCTGGACGAGACCACCATCGAACAGGTCTGGTCGGAGGCGCGCGATGCTGTGGAAGACGCCCGCCGCAATTTTCCGCAGGGCGTGTTGGCGCCCGAGTTCAACGCCGAGGGAATTTCGGCCTATTCCGCTGTCGTGGCCGTCACCGCCGACCATGAAGGTGTGCCGCTGACCCTGACCCACGCCTATGCAGAGGCGCTGGCCGACCGGTTCCGCTCGATCCCTGCCACGCGCGCGGTCGATCTGTTCGGTGAACCGGATGAGGAGGTGCTGGTCGAACTCGATCCCTACGCTGCCGCCGCGCTCGGGCTGACCGTGGCCGAGGTCTCGCAGCGAATTGCGGCAGCTGACGGAAAGGTGCGGGCCGGTGCGCTTGAGGGCGATGAGACCGGTCTGACGATCAACGTCTCGGGCGAGATCACCGCGCTGGAACGTCTGGGCCGCGTCGTCCTGCGCGAAGGGGCGGCAGGCGCCACCGTGACAGTGGCCGATGTGGCGGAAATCTCTCGTGGGCCGCGCGATCCGTCGACGGAGTTGGCCTATGCCAACGGACGCCCCGCGGTTCTGGTCGGCGTGCTGGCGCAAGATGGCGTGCAGATCGACCGATGGATGGGTTTCGTGCGCGCCGAGTTGGACGATGGGGCGCCACTTTTGCCGCAGGGTCTGACAGAGACGCTGATTTTCGACCAATCGACCTATACCGCGAACCGGTTGGCCGAGGTTGGGACCAACATGGCAATCGGCGTGGCGCTGGTCGTCGTCGTGCTGCTCATCACGCTCGGGCTCAGGGCGGCGGCCATCGTGGCGCTGGTCCTGCCGGTCGTGTCGCTGGCGACCATCGCAACCATGAACTTCATCGGCCTACCGATCCACCAGATGTCCGTCACCGGTCTGATCGTGGCCCTTGGCCTGCTGGTCGATGCCGCCATCGTCATGGTGGACGAGGTCCGTCAACGGCTGGCCCGCGGCATGGCGCGCGAGGCAGCGGTGGGTGATGCGATCAAGCGCCTCGCCGCGCCGCTTCTGGCCTCGACGGTCACAACGGCGCTGTCCTTCACCCCGATGATCCTGTTGCCCGGCCCGGCGGGGGATTTCGTGGGCTCCATCGCCATCGCCGTGGTCATCATGTTGATCTGGTCGCTGTTCATCGCACTGACCGTGACCCCGGCCTTTGCAGGCTGGTTCATCAAATCCGGCGGACGCGGTGGCGTCAGCTTCCCGCCACTCGGTCGGGCATTCAATGCGTCGATCCGCTGGTCGGTGCAGAACCCCGTCAAATCCATTGCGCTGTCCCTCATACTGCCGGTCATGGGTTTTGCCGCCTTCCCGACCCTGACCGCGCAATTCTTCCCCGGGGTGGAGCGCGACCAATTCTATCTGGAAGTCGAGATGCCCCCCGGCACTGCGCTTAGCGGCACGGCAGACGTCGTGCGCGCCATCGATGCGGAGTTGTTGGAAACCGACGGCATCGCGCAGGTTTATTGGACGGTGGGCCGATCCGGCCCGGCCTTCTACTACAACATCACCGGCGGGCGATCGCAGGAACCAAGCTATGCCATCGCCATGATCACCACCGACACCGCCGAAGAGGCCGCACGCCTCGTGCCCGCGTTGCAGGCCCGGATGGATGCCGATTACCCCCAAGCCCGGATTATCGTGCGCGGTCTGGTGCAGGGCCCTCCCGTTGCTGCCCCGATTGAGGTGCGCCTTGTTGGCCCGGACCTGCAGGTATTGCGCGATTACGGCGATCAGGCCCGCGCGCTGATGGCTGATATCCCGATCGTTACGCAGGTGCGCACCGGCGTCTCTGGCGGGGCGCCGCAGGTGCGGTTTGATATTGATGAAACGGCCGCGCGGCTTCTTGGCCTCAACATCACCGACATTGCGGCTCAATTGGAAAATGGCATGGTTGGCACAACCGCCGGCAGCCTGGTTGAGGGCACGGATCAACTCCCCGTGCGCACGCGGTTCGACCGTGATGCCTTCACCGACCTTGCCGCCGTCTCGGACCTGCCAATCCTGCTGCCGGGTGCGGGGTCTATCTCAACCGGCGGAGCCTTTCCGGCCGTCCCCTTGTCAGAGCTTGCGACACCGATCCTCGAACCTGCCGAAAGCGTCATCACGCGCCGCAACGGCGAGCGGGTGAATGTGGCGCAGGCCTTTATCGTGCCCGACGTTCTTCCGGAAGAGGCGTTGCAGGCCGTACTGGCAGACTTCGAAGCCGCCGGGTTTGCATTGCCGCCGGGCTACCGGATCGAATTGGGCGGGGACAGCGATGCACGATCAAGCACTGTGGGCAATTTGCTGGCTTCCATTGGCCTGATCGTGACCCTGACGATTGCAACGATTGCACTGACATTCAACTCGTTCCGGCTGACCGCAGTGGCGCTTGTTGTGTGTGTCCTTTCCGCAGGCCTTTCGATGCTGTCACTTGCAGTGCTGCAGTACCCCTTCGGCATCAATGCGATCATCGGGGTCATCGGCTCCATCGGGGTATCGATCAATGCGGCGATCATCATCCTGACAGGTCTTCAGGCCGATCCGGAGGCCTCCGCTGGCGATACCGACGCTATGGCGCGCGTGGTCAGCGGGTCGAGCCGCCACATCATCTCGACCACGATCACAACCTTCGGCGGTTTCCTACCGCTTATCCTTGGAGGGGGTGGCTTCTGGCCTCCGTTCGCCGTCGCTATTGCAGGCGGGGTGTTATTGTCGGCCATCGTCTCGTTCTACTTCACGCCCCCGGTATTCCGTTTGGTTTATCGCCGGAAGATGGCGACGAGTCTTTCGGACAAACACGGTCACATAGCCAATCTCAAAATCGCAGCGGAGTGA
- a CDS encoding efflux RND transporter periplasmic adaptor subunit has product MTEIADPIPVQVASLDLSDGFDIPRQFVGQVEAAASVVLSFELAGRLSDLTVQEGGEVEAGTVLARLDTSLLETERTRLEASRSATRAQLELAENRLIRAQALLDDGHISQEALDQALATRDELSGRIMEIEAAINAVAINLEKSELRAPFYGRVGVRNVDGGETLSAGAPVLTLIETAAPEVRVGLPLSVDAARLENVSIEIGGESYPARLAQVRPDIDTVTRTRTALFTLLTDDTPTFGQTATLTLGTRVEAPGTWVPLDALQEGIGGTWNLLVVEEEVVRVAMVEVRHADETRAYVTGTFSPGTQMIQTGAHRVVPGQVIQTLTAAE; this is encoded by the coding sequence GTGACCGAAATCGCCGACCCTATACCGGTTCAGGTCGCGTCGCTTGATCTGTCGGACGGGTTCGATATCCCGCGTCAGTTTGTTGGACAGGTCGAGGCCGCTGCGAGTGTCGTTCTTTCGTTCGAACTGGCGGGGCGGCTTAGCGACCTGACAGTACAGGAGGGCGGTGAAGTCGAGGCCGGCACGGTTCTGGCCCGGCTGGATACATCACTGCTGGAGACCGAGCGGACACGCCTTGAAGCAAGCCGATCAGCCACCCGCGCACAGCTGGAGCTTGCCGAAAACCGGTTGATCCGCGCTCAGGCGCTGCTGGACGACGGACACATCAGCCAGGAAGCTCTGGATCAGGCGCTGGCCACGCGGGACGAATTGTCTGGGCGCATCATGGAAATTGAAGCGGCAATTAATGCAGTCGCCATCAACCTAGAGAAATCTGAACTGCGCGCACCATTCTATGGCCGTGTCGGCGTGCGCAACGTGGATGGGGGTGAGACATTGTCCGCCGGAGCCCCTGTTTTGACGTTGATCGAAACCGCCGCACCCGAGGTTCGGGTTGGCCTGCCGCTTTCTGTCGATGCGGCGCGCCTTGAGAACGTATCCATCGAAATTGGCGGCGAGAGCTATCCCGCACGATTGGCGCAGGTTCGCCCCGACATTGATACTGTGACGCGCACGCGCACGGCCCTTTTCACGCTGCTGACTGACGACACGCCAACCTTTGGTCAGACGGCCACGTTGACGCTGGGGACCCGCGTTGAGGCTCCGGGCACCTGGGTGCCGCTTGACGCGTTGCAAGAGGGGATCGGTGGAACCTGGAACCTTCTGGTGGTCGAAGAGGAGGTGGTGCGGGTCGCCATGGTCGAAGTGCGCCATGCAGATGAGACACGCGCCTATGTCACCGGCACGTTCTCGCCCGGCACACAGATGATCCAGACCGGCGCACACCGGGTTGTGCCTGGCCAGGTTATCCAAACTCTGACCGCGGCGGAGTAA
- a CDS encoding NAD(P)/FAD-dependent oxidoreductase, with amino-acid sequence MNTHKSTEVSNVIDVAIIGGSFAGLSAAYPLVRARRSTVMFHTGETRNRFSAESHNWIGLDGVGPESVHQSGIHELAKYSDFSIVKDRVVRAQRSETHQHLGVPITELTTALGSTIHARRVILATGMRDTFPLDIEGLEDCWGQSVLQCPYCHGYEHRDVPTGILHGGPPSLHQAKNLPDFTNDLVYFTNGAEIEASDIADLEARGYRVETGAVSSIEHHDGAMSAVALRGGTKIASEALYIIPRAAFATDLHAQLGCEEIEGPFGPYVTVDDLHETTQRGVFAAGDMTRPAFNAVWAGADGNRAGIFAHQSLVSEHNPYRGARL; translated from the coding sequence ATGAACACCCACAAAAGCACGGAAGTTTCTAACGTGATCGACGTGGCGATCATCGGCGGCAGCTTCGCGGGTTTGTCTGCCGCCTATCCGCTTGTGCGGGCACGGCGAAGCACCGTGATGTTCCATACCGGCGAGACCCGAAACCGGTTCTCTGCCGAAAGTCACAACTGGATCGGGCTGGACGGCGTTGGCCCGGAAAGCGTCCATCAGTCAGGAATTCACGAACTGGCTAAGTATTCCGATTTCTCGATCGTGAAAGATCGGGTGGTCCGAGCGCAGCGGTCCGAGACACATCAACACCTCGGGGTGCCGATCACCGAGCTGACAACAGCCTTGGGGAGCACCATCCATGCACGGCGCGTTATCTTGGCGACTGGGATGCGGGATACATTTCCCTTGGATATCGAAGGGTTGGAAGACTGCTGGGGTCAGTCCGTACTGCAATGCCCGTATTGTCATGGATACGAACATCGTGACGTGCCAACGGGCATCCTGCACGGTGGTCCGCCATCTCTGCATCAAGCGAAGAACCTGCCGGATTTCACGAACGATCTGGTTTATTTCACCAACGGGGCCGAGATCGAGGCCTCGGACATCGCAGATCTGGAAGCGCGCGGATACCGCGTTGAGACTGGGGCTGTGAGCAGCATTGAGCACCATGACGGAGCGATGAGTGCCGTGGCCCTACGTGGCGGCACGAAAATCGCAAGCGAAGCGCTCTACATCATTCCTCGCGCAGCATTCGCAACCGACCTACATGCACAGTTGGGATGTGAAGAAATCGAAGGGCCTTTCGGACCCTATGTTACCGTGGACGATCTGCACGAGACCACGCAGCGCGGTGTTTTCGCCGCAGGAGACATGACACGTCCTGCCTTCAATGCCGTCTGGGCAGGAGCAGACGGGAATCGTGCAGGAATTTTCGCGCATCAGTCGCTGGTATCAGAGCATAACCCATACCGCGGAGCGCGACTTTGA
- a CDS encoding RrF2 family transcriptional regulator, giving the protein MKRNSKLSLALHALGHLGVEPNRRFTSEELAAQNQTNPVFVRRVLGDLRSAGLVTSEKGRSGGWRLSRPATEITVADVYIALGMSWTGPEDGEDNPPDCKIEAALHGVVDRAMQKAETVLVDELAIVTISDLSNGLGRS; this is encoded by the coding sequence ATGAAGCGAAACAGCAAATTGTCTCTGGCCCTGCACGCCCTTGGGCATCTCGGCGTTGAGCCGAACCGACGATTCACGTCTGAAGAGTTGGCCGCGCAAAACCAAACAAACCCAGTGTTCGTGCGCCGCGTTCTTGGGGACTTGCGATCAGCGGGCTTGGTCACGTCTGAGAAAGGACGTTCGGGGGGGTGGCGTTTGAGCCGTCCTGCGACGGAGATCACCGTGGCAGATGTATACATCGCCTTGGGCATGTCCTGGACCGGACCGGAGGACGGCGAAGACAATCCGCCCGACTGCAAGATTGAGGCTGCGTTACATGGCGTGGTGGATCGGGCGATGCAAAAGGCCGAAACCGTGCTGGTGGATGAGCTGGCAATTGTCACGATTTCCGATCTGAGTAACGGCTTGGGAAGGTCTTGA
- a CDS encoding TetR/AcrR family transcriptional regulator, with amino-acid sequence MKKQKETSARASYHHGDLRAQLIEATRHLVEEKGPDHLSVSEACRRAGVSTAAPYKHFRDKDDLLRAVAFEGMERQHAQMLEAIEPLPERDLARFSALGRVYIGFAQTEPAVFRLMFGLSEDHADDEALVAKGRSTFGIVQTEAAAFRGSDTVEDIDLRRAFQLWSFVHGLAFLLIDGKLQQMDLPLDLEDMLDDIGRKVMLEE; translated from the coding sequence ATGAAAAAACAAAAAGAAACGTCTGCTCGCGCCAGCTATCACCATGGCGATCTTCGCGCGCAATTGATCGAAGCCACGCGCCACTTGGTTGAAGAAAAAGGGCCCGATCACTTGTCAGTGTCAGAGGCCTGCCGTCGCGCAGGTGTGTCGACGGCGGCGCCCTACAAGCATTTCAGGGACAAAGATGATCTGCTCCGCGCCGTGGCATTCGAGGGGATGGAGCGTCAGCACGCTCAAATGCTTGAAGCGATCGAGCCCCTGCCCGAACGCGACCTTGCCAGGTTCTCTGCATTGGGTCGTGTCTACATTGGGTTCGCCCAGACCGAACCTGCGGTGTTCCGCCTGATGTTTGGCCTATCAGAGGATCATGCAGATGATGAAGCACTGGTAGCGAAAGGGCGCAGCACCTTTGGGATTGTGCAAACGGAAGCCGCGGCCTTCCGGGGCAGCGACACCGTCGAAGACATCGATCTACGCCGCGCTTTTCAACTGTGGAGCTTCGTGCACGGACTGGCATTTTTGTTGATCGACGGAAAACTGCAGCAAATGGATTTGCCTTTGGATCTGGAGGATATGCTCGATGATATTGGGCGGAAGGTGATGCTGGAGGAATGA
- a CDS encoding DUF2927 domain-containing protein: MAMLLTLGFAALTHLAGPAHTQSADGPYGSRLGQQYSDLQAAWVALGRLRDDRYPGDAPVDAGTLSRNFTEIALGREYNGANGGWLVRWRDPIRMHVVFGPSVPIADQTADRAMIGRYASRLSSITGHDIRLTRERVNFLVLVVAEPELRGLRGFLRQHVPELSTRAVNIITRMPQAHLCMVITLPHAARDQGIARAVAIVRAEHPALMRRSCVEEELAQGMGLPNDHRGARPSIFNDDEEFGVLTGHDELLLRMLYDPRLAPGMTLHQISPLLPQIIGDHL; this comes from the coding sequence ATGGCGATGCTGTTGACGCTCGGGTTCGCGGCACTCACGCATCTGGCGGGCCCGGCCCATACGCAATCTGCCGACGGCCCCTATGGCTCGCGATTGGGACAGCAATACAGTGATCTTCAGGCAGCCTGGGTGGCGCTGGGTCGGTTGCGGGACGACAGATACCCCGGCGACGCGCCGGTCGATGCGGGAACGCTATCGCGGAATTTCACCGAGATCGCGCTGGGTCGCGAATACAACGGCGCCAATGGCGGCTGGCTGGTCCGGTGGCGGGATCCGATCCGCATGCATGTGGTCTTTGGCCCATCCGTACCTATAGCCGACCAAACTGCCGACAGGGCGATGATCGGGCGCTATGCGTCGCGGCTGTCATCTATCACCGGACACGATATTCGCCTCACGCGGGAAAGGGTCAATTTCCTCGTTCTTGTGGTGGCTGAACCGGAACTGAGGGGGCTGCGCGGTTTTCTGCGCCAGCATGTGCCGGAGTTGAGCACCCGCGCGGTGAACATCATCACGCGGATGCCGCAGGCTCATTTGTGCATGGTGATCACGCTGCCCCACGCGGCGCGGGATCAGGGCATCGCACGGGCCGTGGCCATTGTTCGCGCGGAACATCCGGCTTTGATGCGCCGGTCTTGCGTGGAGGAAGAGCTGGCCCAGGGGATGGGCCTGCCCAATGATCATCGCGGGGCGCGCCCGTCGATCTTCAACGATGATGAGGAATTCGGTGTCCTGACTGGCCACGATGAGCTGCTGTTACGGATGCTCTATGATCCCAGGTTGGCACCGGGCATGACATTGCATCAGATCAGCCCACTGTTGCCGCAGATCATAGGCGACCACCTGTAG
- a CDS encoding OsmC family protein, which yields MTDISWEMNDQTIVRKTDKIARQDTLPDLTLKKVKQGDRMRFDAHVNVDSMAEGQHLKRVTIFSNVPGGGTWELISDEGVAVGGRGTAPSPQMYFAAGLGLCLMSHVEMLAKSGEFEITSARLEQRSTWTTTMDLGAVAPANIYGKGEHMQMNLIIESPEPTPKIAEFIAYCRQACMALQTVAAATPVATGLYLNGAHIGDVGGTGPFAKVA from the coding sequence ATGACCGACATATCGTGGGAGATGAACGATCAAACCATCGTCCGCAAGACCGACAAGATCGCGCGGCAAGACACCCTGCCTGATCTGACGTTGAAAAAGGTGAAGCAAGGCGATCGGATGCGGTTTGATGCCCACGTGAATGTGGACAGCATGGCAGAGGGGCAGCACCTGAAAAGGGTGACGATCTTCTCCAACGTGCCCGGCGGCGGAACCTGGGAGCTGATCTCGGACGAAGGCGTGGCAGTTGGCGGGCGCGGTACTGCGCCATCGCCCCAGATGTACTTTGCCGCCGGACTTGGGTTGTGCCTGATGAGCCATGTGGAAATGCTCGCGAAAAGCGGTGAATTTGAGATCACGTCCGCCCGGCTTGAACAGCGCAGTACCTGGACAACGACGATGGATCTTGGCGCCGTGGCCCCGGCAAATATCTACGGCAAAGGCGAACACATGCAGATGAATCTGATCATCGAAAGCCCAGAGCCTACACCCAAGATCGCAGAGTTCATCGCCTATTGCCGTCAGGCCTGCATGGCGCTGCAAACCGTGGCCGCCGCGACCCCGGTAGCGACAGGCCTCTACCTGAACGGCGCGCATATCGGTGATGTCGGCGGCACCGGGCCATTCGCCAAGGTGGCCTAA